CTGACCCCTGCTGGCTCCCCAGTCTCCCGCAGCAGCCCTCAGCTCATGCTGTGGCTGCGTGAACATGTGGTGTCCTTTCCTTCGTCTGGCCTTCAGGCACACCTCCGCTGTCTCACAGCCTCACCTTGCCCAAGCACTGCTCCTCCAGGAAACCTTTCCTTGAGGCTGGGCTCCTACACCACCCACGGCACCTCTCACACGGGACTGTAATAgcgcttttaaaaaataaacaaaaacatctgTTGAGCacttgctctgtgccagaaacacTTTCTATGACCCCAGTTAATCCTTGCCACTCCTTGAAGGCAGAATAGTACCGTTCGTCCGAAGGACACACAGCTAAcaaggggcagagccagaatttgactCGGAAGCCACACTCCTAGTAACTATGCAAGAGGGAGGACCCTTCTGGGGGCTCAGACCAGATCCTATCATAGTGGTACCTGAGGGCAGAATGGTCACCCGTCCTCTGATCTGACCGTTCTCTCTATTCTCCACACAGCACTCGCTGTTCTTTCAGGGCAACACCTCCTCAGACCCTCTTTGGAAGTGGCTGGGCAAACGCAATGAAATGTGATTGCTGTTAGCCGTTCCAGCCACCGGAGCTCTGCAAGCCTCCCGTGACACGCGTCCGACACCCTGGAGCTTACTGGGAGCTTCACCAGTATTACGGCATTGGACCCTCACAATGCCCCAGTGAGAGACGCTGGGAggcttctttccattttacagaagaggatgGTGATGCGCGTGGTGAGTCAGTGGAGAGGTAACACTCAAACCCAGGAGCCAGACCATGCTTTCTTCTAAAAGGCCATGTCTTTCCTTCCAGAAGCCCTTCCTGTGTCAACTGTCCAGCAGCACTCCAAAGAGCCCGCAGGATCATGACGGCACCAGCAGCAGCATGGACCACTCTCAGCATAAAGTCCCAGTGCCTCTCAAATGGGCTTTCCAGGCCTGGGGCAAGGTGGGTTCTGCTCACCTCCCCTGCCTCATTTTCAACCACTCCTTCATCCTCAGCATACAGCCACACACCCAGGCCCCAGCACAGAACGTTCTGGCTGCCTGAATGCCCTCACTCCACATCTTCTCACCCCATGCACACTATTGTCCTCGGCCGTCCTCTACTCATCCTACAAAGCTCGGATACCTCTCTGGGAAGCTTCTCCAGTGCGGATCAAAGCCCGTGATCATGTGCCCCTCAATTTTCTCTCATCCAGGCTCAAGAGTCCTGTTCCTTTTACTAGGCCTTGGGGACACGTTTGAGAAGCATCATGACATAGCGAAAGgacctgggttctagtcccaATTCTGCCACTAACTTGCTATGTGACCCTGACTGAGTCACATTTCccctctgggcctgtttccttttctgtaaaatgggaagaatagtTTCTGCTCTGTCCAAATCAAAAGATGGATGGAAGGTAAGAGTGTGTTGTAGAATaaagaggacttaaaaaaatgcaaaacagccCCACCAAAGCCTTCCTCTGTATAGCCATAGGAACCTTCTCTCATTAATCAAAATCATGTTCCTAGTGACCCAGGAAGGCCTCATGGTCGTAGAGTAAACCTTAGGACGGCACCTTGCTGTTATGTATACACCGCACTGCGTAAGTCAGGTTCCGGAAGACGTTCCCTTCCATCTTGGCTCGGCCATAGGAGCAAACGAAGACGCCTCCCTTCCCGTCCCGGAAGAGGCACTTGCGGATGAGGCAGCCCTGCACAGAGCTGGCCAGTGCCATGGCCTCCTTGTCCTTCTGCAGCTCCTGCTGCAGTGAGTTCAGCACGAGGCAGCTGGGCAGCTGAATGGATGCCCCTGGAAGTGGTGGGCCGAGAAAGGAGCCCCCCAGTACAGGGCGTGGGCCCTGCACTTGGTAGGACAGTCTGTATGTGAGCTGGTCCTCGTCCTCATCCTCACCACTAGGACTCAGGCCTCCATCGCTGCTGTCTGGAGTTTGGGCCACCCTTTCCCCGTCActgcccacctctgcctcctGTGAGCCAGCCTTGGAGCCTGGCTTTGGGGAGGTAGAAGCTGGGCTGGTCGGGCTTTGGCTGCCCTCAATGACAATGTCACAGGTCCTGGGACTCCAAGCCTGGTCCCTGCTCTCCAGGTCTAGGGACATTAAAGAGTCCGAGTCCTCTGTGGGGAGTACGCTGGGGGAGGACTTGATAAGCCCTACTAGATACTTGTAGGCCCAGTTCTTGTCTGCAGATGGGTGGCCCTCAACAGTCACAGAGTTGTTTTCACTGCCCACAAATTCACAGTTTTCCAGGACACACAGAGGCACATTGTGCAGGAAAACATGGGTGTTTTTGAAGGTGCAAAACTTCACTTGGCAGGTACCTGGGCCATGGACCTGGATGTGCCCATTCTCGAAGTTGCAGTTGTCAAACTGGACATGACCGGAGGTTGTCTgaggaatagaaaagagaaagcagatgaAACAGGGATAAGAACTGTTTTGTTAGTCAGTACTCTGTGCTTTAAGGAGGGTGGAGCCTGGAGAGGCCATTCATCTGGCTGATCCTGTTCTCCTCCTCCCTAAGGGCATGTGTCAGCCCGCGCTtagggggacagggacaggaagcTTCTTTGAATCAGAGGGAGGAGAATTAGGAGTtgcctgtttttccctccttccaaTCACAAAGGGActggaaataaataaaggcaGGAAAGTTCACGCTCTGCAACAGGGCCCTTCCTAAAGACCTCAGGTCTCAGGTAAATTCCCCCAATATTCAATCAGTATCTAGTGAGAATATAAGCTTTGAGGGGTGAAGATGGGGATGAGGGAAGAAGCTGAATGCTCAGAGGGATGCTGGGTGAGACGGACTCAACACGGTAACACAGGAGGTGAACCAGCAGAGCATCACTCAAGGGAGATCAGGAAGGACAGGAACTGGCTGGAATTGAGCGCAACATTCCTGTGTCCCATGAAGGGCGAGGGAGTCCCGGTTTGGTGTCTTGGTTACATGAAGAAAGTGTGAGATCGTGAGGGGCCTCACCAGGTCTCACCTCTTCAGCACAGCTTCCCTGCACCACCCTCTCTCAGCCCTGGAGCACCCCACAGAACACCAGCTGGGCATGTGAACTCAGGACAGGGCCAGGAAGAAGCCTGAGAGCTGACAGGAGACAGACCACAAGGGGCTGAGCCCTACCTGGCCTGGGGCAGGCAGGTGCAGAAGCCCAGCCACAGGTTCTGGGAAAGAGTCCGGCCTGTGTGGCAATTGGCCCATATGTgtatgggggagaggcagaacaAAGGAAGCAGGCTTTGTCCCTAAAGATGGGGACAAGGTGTGCTGCCACAGCCGGGCAGTACTGAGCAGTAGGTAAGACGGGCTCTGGAGTCTGGCTGCACAGGAGAACTCCCAGCTCGGCTTCTTTCAAATGTGTTACTTCAGACAGGACTTCATCTCTCTGAGGCTGCTTGTATGCAATACGGGGTTTGTCGGCTAACAGAGAGTGAGGAAAAGAGCCGGATGACCGAACATTAGCTACCGGGACCTGGGGTCAGGGACACAAAGAGCAGAGGCTCTGCTGAAGTGGGGAGGTGCTGAATCCCACGCACCACTCAGCCGAGCCCCTTAGCTCCCAAGCCTGGCTGAGAAGCCCAGTTACTCTATATTCCTGAAAAATAACTGTTTCCAGATTTCACCCTAAATTCCATCAGAAGGATATGAACCATAAAATGAGGGAGTGTTTCCTGATCCCACTGAGTAATCCAGACACATCCGTCCCTGAACCGTTTTTACATTCTCTAGCAGTGAGCACCCTGGAGAGCTTggcccagaacttactcatcttaacCCCTATAAGCTTCTTTATGGCTGACTTAATTTTTTCCTGCTGCAATTTAAATCCATTTTCCTCTTACTGGGTCCTCTTTGTAGGTGAACACCAGCTCTCTGGAGATGCAGAGCCATTGCTGGGGTTCTCCTCAGAAGTCCCTGAAAACCGCTGTGAAATCACCCTGGCCTTTGCGTTCTACAGGCAAGGTCATCCTAGCCCCTTGTCCTGTTTTCAGTTAAAAGATGATCACGGACGGAGCattactgtatgccaggccccacccccaagcaTCTGCAACTGTGCttctgagggagaaggagaggctgaACCAAACATATTCCTCTAAGAGTGAATGTCGTAGGAAAAGCGAAGGCTCTTGAATCAAACTCTTCTTCAGGGTCTACAGACCAGCACAGGAGTTGTTCATCAGTCCTTCTGAACATTCTAGGCCTAAAAAACAGGCTTTTAAGTTTCCAAGGAACCcagaattatattaatttcaaaagtaCTTAGAATTTGAGTTCTAACCTCAGTAATTATCCACCTGAGGAAGTTACTTAGCGTCTCTGAGCTTTAGTGCCCTTGATCAGCAAAATGGGGATACCAAGTCTACTGTCTACCACCACTGTTTGTTGTGGGAAACAAAAGAAGTCACAGATGGAAAGTCACCTAGATTATGAGTATAGGCTTGGGTCCTAGTTCTGTCCCTTACTAAGTCTGAGACCCTTAGTtgtgctgagcctcagttttcagtttgctcatctaGAAAACCAGATGGCACGACCCCTCTCTCTCATGGCTGGAAAGCAGACACCAGGCACATGGTAAGTGCACTGTGGTCATATGATGATTATTACTAACCCGAGAGACCATGTGTTGTGACTGGTAGTCATAGTGGCAATATACTTATTAGGACAGGTTAGAAGTCCAGATGCTATAATGTTTCCAGACAATGTAAAGCCGTGGACTATTCTGCTGGGATCTACCCACATGTCAATACATACTTGGCTTTGAATACAGCTGTGCTCTGTGTTCCTAGAAGATAAGTGTAGGCTGGTATTTCCTGACCCTCTCCCCAGTCACCCCTGGTAAAAGTCTGACCTTCCCTAACCTTCCTCCACAGGGTGGGGGGCAACGGGCTAAAGGTCACTGGTCCTGCATAGCCTCCCCTGGCTTTGGGCATGAAGTGTTCTCTGCTTCTTGTCACCACGTGGCACATGCGCGGACCTGGATTTCCCACCTAGCTACCCTACCTGCAGAGCCAGTTCGTCCAgtgtggaaggaaagaagtaCAAAGCAGTTTGGGTCTTGAGTCCTtggcttattttttaatacagtcTTGCAAAAAATAAAGCAGACTGTTGATCATTACTGATCCCTTACCCATTTCTCATCTGGTGCAGAACTCAGAGGAGTGTGTTAtaggaaaacaacaaaaccctcaATTCCAAAAAAATGGGGTCATAAACCCACTGTGAAGAGGCCCAAgtcaggcccagagaggccatCCATCTGGATGCGGGCACCCACCTTAAACATGAAGGGGGAGAACCAGGCTGGCATGAAGACAAGGTTGCACAGGCGAGTGGTGGAGCAGTGCTGATCGATGCTGGCAAGCAGGGCCACCTCTCCCAGCTTGCCGTGCCCTACGATCTCCACAGGCACCTTCAGGATGATTTCACCCTGCTCTTCGTATACACCTGGAAACAGCACGATTCGGTCATACAGGCTGGCCATGGCCAAGGCGCTGCCCAGGCTGTCAAACTCATGGCCTGGCCCAACGCTCAGGGTACGGCGTTCCCTCCTCCGGcgaaacagagaaaagcagacagaGGACTCCAAGTCCAAGGCGTTCTTGGTCCAGGTCTTGGAGGCAAGGTAATGCTGCTTGAAGGCCTCCCTCCAAGACTCAGGCTCCACGTCAGGCTGATTGGGCCAGTTGGGGTGGCGGCATTCGGTGCATCCCAGACACAGCTGCCGCCAGCGGGTGCCGTCGAGACTGAGGATCAGCTCGTACCAGGCCCTGCACACCAGGCTGCAGCGGCCCAGGTCGGGCAGGTGTAGGTAGGCTAGGATCATGCGCCACAGCTCCAGGGGGAGGCCGCCGGCCTCCATGGTCACCTGGGAGACAGACACAAAACAACAGAGGTTTTTGCTGCCCCTGCTTACagctctctttcttaaaatattcccTGCCTTCTCCTGACTCCAAGGGTATGCAAGGGAACAAGGCTTAGCCAGTCATAGGACTCCAATCCCTCAAATGGAATTCTCCCTTGGGATTTTTCTAGCTAGAGCCAGCAGGGAagactctcttttctcttggcCAGACACTCTGTGGGTATGACTCTGACCTGCTGTCAGCCATGTTCCCCACTTGTGGAGAAAACTTTGT
This DNA window, taken from Lutra lutra chromosome 13, mLutLut1.2, whole genome shotgun sequence, encodes the following:
- the FBXO10 gene encoding F-box only protein 10 isoform X2, giving the protein MEAGGLPLELWRMILAYLHLPDLGRCSLVCRAWYELILSLDGTRWRQLCLGCTECRHPNWPNQPDVEPESWREAFKQHYLASKTWTKNALDLESSVCFSLFRRRRERRTLSVGPGHEFDSLGSALAMASLYDRIVLFPGVYEEQGEIILKVPVEIVGHGKLGEVALLASIDQHCSTTRLCNLVFMPAWFSPFMFKTTSGHVQFDNCNFENGHIQVHGPGTCQVKFCTFKNTHVFLHNVPLCVLENCEFVGSENNSVTVEGHPSADKNWAYKYLVGLIKSSPSVLPTEDSDSLMSLDLESRDQAWSPRTCDIVIEGSQSPTSPASTSPKPGSKAGSQEAEVGSDGERVAQTPDSSDGGLSPSGEDEDEDQLTYRLSYQVQGPRPVLGGSFLGPPLPGASIQLPSCLVLNSLQQELQKDKEAMALASSVQGCLIRKCLFRDGKGGVFVCSYGRAKMEGNVFRNLTYAVRCIHNSKCNQIHHGLRSGIVVLGNGKGIIRNNQIFSNKEAGIYILYHGNPVVSGNHIFKGRAAGIAVNENGKGLITENVIRENQWGGVDIRRGGVPVLRSNLICFGYSDGVVVGDEGKGLIEGNTIYANKGCGVWMMSSSLPHVTSNHVSYNGLYGVAVFSQKDGSGEFPGGHGVQENFSEDGDAVLWETELEKDDDPLRRPVTTALVESNSINHNGASGLYVQSSEALHVLTNVIHANGDRGITVAQSSQLTRVANNSISCNRQSGVKVEAQCKVELRGNGIYDNRGHGIITKGDSSVVIENDIIGNRGSGLQLLPRSDTKVIKNRIHSFRAYGIAVRGRAKALVQENIIFQGKTSKTIFQQISNNRECVLQNNKFLVFKKKSDTWRLVNPPARPHLESSLRGPSAAHSGQKGTAMATRITARVEGGYHSNRSVFCTIL